The Hyphomicrobiales bacterium nucleotide sequence ACCGAGCGTGCTGCCGGCTTTCTGCAGTCCGCCCAGACCATCGCCTACCGCGACGGTCACCCGCAACTGACCAGCGAGCATCTGCTGAAGGCCCTGCTGGATGACGGCGAGGGGCAGGCGGCCGGCCTCATCCGCCGCGCTGGCGGTGATCCCGCCAAGGCCCTCGCGGCCGTCGACGCCGCGCTCGCCGCGAACCCCAAGGTTTCCGGTCAGGCGGCGGCCAATCCCCAGCCGACCCGTGCTTTCGTCCAGCTCCTCGCCCGCGCCGAGGAACTCGCAAAGAAATCCGGGGACAGCTACGTCACGTCCGAACGCCTGCTGCTCGCTCTGATGATGGAGCAGGGCACACCTGCCGCGCGGGCTCTCGCCGCCTCCGGCACCGACGCCCAGCGGCTGAACCAGGCCATCGAGGCGATCCGCAAGGGCCGCACCGCCGACAGCGCCTCTGCCGAGCAGTCCTTCGAAGCCTTGAAGAAATATACCCGTGACCTCACCGAGGCCGCGGCAAGCGGTAAGATCGATCCGGTGATCGGGCGCGACGAGGAGATCCGGCGGGCCATCCAGGTGCTCTCGCGGCGCACCAAGAACAACCCCGTTCTCATCGGCGAACCGGGCGTCGGCAAGACCGCCATCGCCGAGGGGCTCGCCATGCGCATCGTCAAGGGCGATGTGCCCGAGAGCCTCAAGGGCAAGAAGCTCCTCGCGCTCGACATGGGCGCGCTCATCGCGGGCGCCAAGTACCGCGGCGAGTTCGAGGAGAGATTGAAATCCGTGCTCTCGGAGATCGAGGCCGAGGTGGGCAATGTCGTGCTCTTCATCGACGAGATGCACACGCTCGTCGGCGCTGGCAAGGCGGACGGGGCGATGGATGCCTCGAACCTTTTGAAGCCCGCTCTCGCGCGGGGTGAATTGCACTGCGTCGGCGCAACCACGCTCGACGAATACAGGAAGCATGTCGAGAAGGACGCGGCCCTCGCCCGCCGCTTCCAACCCGTTTTCGTCTCCGAGCCGACCGTCGAGGATACCATCTCGATCCTCCGAGGCCTCAAGGAGAAGTACGAGATGCACCACGGCGTTCGCATCACCGACAGCGCGATCGTCTCGGCCGCCACGCTCTCCAACCGATACATCACCGACCGTTTCCTTCCCGACAAGGCGATCGACCTCATGGACGAGGCGGCGAGCCGCCTGCGCATGCAGGTCGATTCCAAGCCCGAGGAACTCGACGAGGTCGACCGCCGCCTCATGCAGCTCAAGATCGAGCGTGAAGCCTTGCGCAAGGAGGACGACGCCGCCTCCCGCGACCGCCTCGCTCGCCTCGAGCGCGAGATCGGCGAGCTGGAAGAGAAGTCGGGTGAAATCGGCGAGCGCTGGGCGCGCGAAAAGCGGCGCCTCGCGGGCGCGCAGGGACTGAAGGAACGCCTCGAGGCCGCCCGCCTCGAACTCGAGCAGGCGACACGCGCGGCCGACTACGAGGCCGCCGGCCGCCTCAAGTACAGCGAGATCCCCGAAATCGAGAAGGCCATCGCCGAGGCTGAAGGCACCGATGGCGCGGGTACGCTCGTTGCCGACGCCGTGACACCGGAGAGTATCGCCCAGGTCGTCTCGCGCTGGACCGGTATTCCCGTCGACAAGATGCTGGAAGGCGAGCGCGACAAGCTGTTGCGGATGGAAAGCGAGATCGCACGGCGCGTGATCGGCCAGCAAGAGGCCGTCAAGGCGGTTTCGACCGCCGTCCGCCGCGCCCGTGCCGGCCTACAGGACCCGAACCGGCCGATCGGCTCGTTCCTCTTTCTCGGTCCGACCGGCGTCGGCAAGACCGAACTCACAAAGGCGCTCGCCGATTTCCTCTTCGAGGACGAGCAGGCGATGGTGCGCATCGACATGTCGGAGTTCATGGAGAAGCACTCCGTCGCCCGCCTCATCGGCGCGCCTCCGGGCTATGTCGGCTACGAGGAGGGAGGCAAGCTGACGGAGGCCGTCCGCCGCCGTCCCTACCAGGTCGTGCTCTTCGACGAGGTCGAAAAGGCGCATCCGGACGTTTTCAACGTGCTGCTCCAGGTGCTCGACGATGGCCGCTTGACCGACGGTCAGGGCCGCACCGTCGACTTCCGCAACACCATGATCGTGCTCACTTCGAATCTCGGCGCGGAATATCTCTCCGATCCGAACCGGGACGTCGAGAGCGTGCGCGGTGACGTCAAGGGCGTGGTCCGCGCCACATTCCGTCCCGAATTCCTCAACCGGCTGGACGAGATCATTCTCTTCCACCGTCTGAAGCGCGAGCAGATGGCGGCGATCGTCGACATCCAGATGACCCGGCTCCGCCGGCTCTTGGCCGACCGCCAGGTTTCGCTCGTTCTCGATGATGCCGCGCGTGGCTGGCTGGCGGAGAAAGGCTTCGATCCTGCCTATGGCGCCAGACCGTTGAAGCGCGTGATCCAGAAGGAGGTTCAGGACCCGCTCGCCGAACGGGTGCTGGCTGGCGAGGTGCCGGACGGCTCCACGGTTCACGTCGGTATTGGAACCGACGGCCTGTCCTTCCGTATCGAACGCGGGGCCGGCACCGATGCGGCCCCGAGGGATGCTTCGGCGGCGGGTGATCACGGACGTTCCGCGGCCGCCTGAGCGGCGCTTGCCCGAGCGGCTCGCGAAGAGTTCCGTCGGTCCGTGTCGGCGGAGCTTGCCCCATGCTTGCCCGTTGGGAAAAGAAGAGGCCGGCTCCGCTCGCGGTGCCGGCCTCTTCTGTTCGGCAAGATCGCGCGATCGCGCGACGGGCTCACCTGCAGATCAGGCCGCCCCCCGGCGGGATCCTGATCGAGTAGGGATGCAGCGTCACGACCTGGCTCGGATCGATGCCGCTCTTGGATTGCGCGACCGCAACGATGTGCGGCTCGACGTTGAGATCGTAGACGATGCGGCACGCCGCGCAGTTGTTTTCGTTGATGACCTCGGCGAACCAGCTTTCACCGTCCTCGCCGTTGCGCCGCAGGGCCGCGTCGTTCCGCTTGCGCGGGGCAACGAAGCACTTGTCCGGCTCGCCGGCGTGCGTTGCGATGATGCGCCTCGTCGCCGCCGAGAGCTGCCAGCCGAGAGTGAGGGAAAAGTCGGTCTGGTTGAGGCGGAAAAGGCGCGCCTCGCCGTCGAAGCCGGGCAACGAGCGGCGATCCTGACGCGAGCGAAAGCAGCCGGGGCAGAGCTTGTCGACGGCCCGATTGACGGAGAGGTTTCCGCGCGCGAGCCGCGAGCCGAGCAACGCCTGAACCGGTGCGAGCGCCTCCCCGAAACCTCCAGCCGAAAGCGACAGTTGGCGCTGGCCGGAGAAGGCGTCGGATGTCACGGCATCCTCTGAAATCTGGTCGTTGCCGAGCACGATGATGCTCGGATGGACACGCAACCTTTCGAGGCCTTGACGCGCGCGCTGGACCTGGAGCTGCTCGATGACATGGAGCACGTCGAGCGCGCTCTCGACGCCCGAGTATTCGAAATATCCTCCGTCGACGAGCCTGAGACTGACGCTGTCACCGGGCGCGCGGCCGTATCTCTCCTGTCGGATCTGCACGCGCTGCTTGACGGCTTCGCTGCGGTCGTCGTTGTTGAACCGTGTCCTCGAATAGGTCCGTTCGACGCGTGCCGGAGGCAGCACCCAGGGAAACCGGGCACTGACGCCGACGGCCGTCGAGAGTGCCACGGGGCGGCGGATCAGCGGTCCGAGCGTCTGGATATTGTCGCTTGCCTCGCCCCGAAAGTGGAACGGTGAGAACACCATCCGCTCGCCCGTCGCCACCCAGGTCGTGTTGAGGATCAGCGCGGGGTGCAGCGATTGCGGCGTCCAGGCGTCGTTGAAGCTTTCCGCGAACGGGTTGCTGTCGACCTCCGGCCGGGCCTTCCGCCAGGCATATTCGAAGCTCGCCTCGAGTGCGCGCGCCCGGTCGAAGCGCTGGATGGGGAACGGAATGAAGCGCTGGGCGAGGTCGGGAAAGAAACCCGCGGCCGTCAGCGGGGCCATGAAGTCGTGTGAGAGGTATCGCTCGACCGCGTCACTGTAATAGGTGTTGTCGATCGGCCCGACCTTGCAGCCGGGCTCGGTCACCGGTTCGGCACCCACCTTGACGAGGGACGAAAAGAGCGAGATCCCGAGTGAACCGCCGGAGACCCCGCTCATCGCAAAGACGTGCTGGGCGAAACCGGGGCAGCGATCCTGCAGCCGTGCCAACGTGATCGCGGCGTGATGGGCGGCATAAAGGCCGCCACCCTGCGCCGAGACGATGTAGACCGGATAGTCGCGCCCTTGGTTCCAGAAGTGCTCCTTGTCTGGCCGCGCCTCCAGCCAGGCGAGAAAGGCGTTGGACGCCGACTGGAAGCGGCGCCGCCGCTCGTCCTCCATGTTCGGCCGGGCGATCCGCTTGGCCTCCGGCCCGGCCGTCTCGGTCAGCATTTCGCGATCGAGCGTGCGGATGAGGTGATTGTCGTTGAGATTGTAGGCACTCGAGACGATCGCGACGATCCCGAGGATGGAGAGGACCGGCACGTTGGTGCGATCGTAGATGTTGGTCAGGAAGGCCAGTGTGAACGCAAAGCAGAGAACGAAGATGTTGAAGATCGCGAACGCACCGAGTTCGCCGGCCACGATGCTGAGGCTGACCGGATCGAAGAGGTAGAACGCCCCGAGCGCCAGCGAGAAGACGAGCGCGAACATGGTCAGCACGCTGCGCACGCCGAAGCTGAAGAGCAGCGGGTTCGGCTTTTCGTGGACCCAGAGCCGATGGTATGAGCGCAGGTGTGTCAACACGATCAACGCGACCGCCAGCCCGCCCATCAGCCATGCACCCCGTGTCAGAATGCCGTAGGCGTGGTTGAGCGAGGCCTCCGCGACGAGGATATCGTCGAGCAGCCCCGGGATCTGTTGCTCGATGCTGGCCGGAACGCGGATCTTCGGGATGTCCATGGCGGCGCGCACCATTCCGACCGCCGCCGCTGCCAGCGGTATCGCGCCGATGAGGCGCGGCATCCAGCGCAACAGCCTCGTCTGCAGCCCATGATCGACGAGCGATCCCTGTTGCCAGATCAGCGTGAGATTGCGCGCGATGTACCAGATGACCACCGAGGCGAGGACCAGCGTGGTGATGGCGAGCACGATCTGCGAGCGCTGGTTGCCGGCATCGAGCGCGAGGGCGCGGTAGATTTCGAGCGCCTGATCGGGTCCGGCAAGGAAGGTGGCCGCCGCGAGCGCCGCGATGAGCGGTGCGCGCAGGACGTAGAATGGCGTTGCGATCTGCGAGAAGAAGTCCTGAAGGCGATCAAGCCGCGTCATCGAATGGCTCCCTTCGAGCGGCGCTCGCGTGCGCGGTTCCCATGCGGGCGATCCCGCGGATTGTCCAGTCACGCGCTCCATGCGCCAGCGCCAGCACCCCTGCGCCGCCGCCAGAGATGAACCACAGGGTTGAGCAAAAGCAAGACGCGAGCATGACCGGTGCGCGACATCGCGGACACTCCGGGATATTTGCGCCTCTCTGGCCGTGCCTTCCTCGGCCTACTGGGTCGAGGCCTGCGCCACGCGCGTGCGCACGGGCGGGCGTCCCATCAGATCGTCGATCCGGCGCCGCTCTCGCTGGAATTCGGCCAGCAGATCGCCCCGCAACTGGCGCCCGCGAGGAACCCGTATCGACATCGGATCGACGTGACTGTTGTTGACGAGCACCTCGTAGTGGAGGTGTGGTCCGGTCGACGAGCCCGTCGAGCCGACGGCGCCGATCACCTGCCCGATCCGCACCTTGACGCCCTTTTTGACCCAGCCCTCGATCCGGCTCATGTGCGAATAGGACGTCTGATAGCCGTTGGCGTGCCGGATGCGCACGTAATTGCCATAGCCGCCCTTCCAGCCGGACTCCTCGACTATGCCGTTGCCGGCAGCCAGAATGGGCGTTCCAGGCGGTGCCGCCCAGTCCACGCCGGTGTGCATGAGCCGCCGGCGGTGGATCGGATGCATGCGGTAGCCGAAGCCGGAGGTGAACCGCACGTCGTTGCCACGGACCGGGCGCAGAAGCAGGAAGCGCTTGGCGCTGTTTCCGCTTTCGTCGTAGAAGTCGATCGAGCCATCCGGGGAGCGGAAACGGTAGAATCGATTGGTCTGGCCGCCGATGGTGAGTGACGTGAACAGGATTTCGCCCGGTTGCCCCTCCGCGCTCTGGCCGTCCTCCTCGAGATCGTAGAACACCTCGACGGCATCGCCCGGCGACACCCTGCGGCGGAAATCGGTATCGTAGGCGTGGGTTCGCAGGATGCCCATGATCGCATCGTGCGATAATCCCTGGGACTGGGTCACCTGATAGAGGCTGCGATAGACCGTAGCGCGTCCTGCTGCCGAACCATCCCCATCGCTATCGCTGAGCAGCAGGGGGGCCGCGAAGGCCGTCGAGCCTTTGTATTCGCCGGATTGCTCGCGAACCACGCTCACCTTGTGCAATTGCCCCCGCCCGAAGATGCTCATGCGCACGGGTTCGAGGGCGAGGTCGCGAACCGGTGAGGGGACGAGCGTCATGTGCACTTCGTCGCCCTGTGCGATCTTGACTTCCCCGACGGCGGCCTGCGCGGCTTCGACCATCGCGCGTGCTTGCCAGCTTTCGGCACCCGAGCGGCGCAACAGCCCGACGAGGGAATCGCCTTCCGCGACCCGGTAAATGCGCGATTCGACTCCCTCCTGCGTCTCGCCCCCCTCGGCATCGACGACATTCTTGGCCAGCACCGTCGTGCGCGGTGGCAGAGGTGTCGGCCCGAGCGGACTGACGTCCCCGCCGTTGAGGCCGGCCGTAGCCTCCTGGCCGGTGTTTGCCGAGTCGGCTGCGCCTTCTTCGGCGCTGTCGATCGCATCCTCCGCGCCGGCTTGCGCCACCAGCGCCGTCACCTCGTGCAGTGCCAGCTCCTGACCATCCTCTTCCGGTAGGATTCCCCCGACCAATTCCAACACTTTGACGGCTGCCGCCCGGGCTTGCGTGCGACCATCGCCTCCTTCCGCCTGTCCGGTTGGTCCGCGATCGGCATAGAGCAGGAACGGATTGAGCGCGGGAATCTGCGCGCCAGTGGCCTCGGCGTCCGACGAGAGACGCGCCACGATCCGCGCATAGGGTTTGATGGTGATGAACTCGCGCCCGTTCCGCGTCAACCGCAGGCTGTCATGGATCGTGTGCTTGGTTGC carries:
- the clpB gene encoding ATP-dependent chaperone ClpB, whose translation is MNLDKLTERAAGFLQSAQTIAYRDGHPQLTSEHLLKALLDDGEGQAAGLIRRAGGDPAKALAAVDAALAANPKVSGQAAANPQPTRAFVQLLARAEELAKKSGDSYVTSERLLLALMMEQGTPAARALAASGTDAQRLNQAIEAIRKGRTADSASAEQSFEALKKYTRDLTEAAASGKIDPVIGRDEEIRRAIQVLSRRTKNNPVLIGEPGVGKTAIAEGLAMRIVKGDVPESLKGKKLLALDMGALIAGAKYRGEFEERLKSVLSEIEAEVGNVVLFIDEMHTLVGAGKADGAMDASNLLKPALARGELHCVGATTLDEYRKHVEKDAALARRFQPVFVSEPTVEDTISILRGLKEKYEMHHGVRITDSAIVSAATLSNRYITDRFLPDKAIDLMDEAASRLRMQVDSKPEELDEVDRRLMQLKIEREALRKEDDAASRDRLARLEREIGELEEKSGEIGERWAREKRRLAGAQGLKERLEAARLELEQATRAADYEAAGRLKYSEIPEIEKAIAEAEGTDGAGTLVADAVTPESIAQVVSRWTGIPVDKMLEGERDKLLRMESEIARRVIGQQEAVKAVSTAVRRARAGLQDPNRPIGSFLFLGPTGVGKTELTKALADFLFEDEQAMVRIDMSEFMEKHSVARLIGAPPGYVGYEEGGKLTEAVRRRPYQVVLFDEVEKAHPDVFNVLLQVLDDGRLTDGQGRTVDFRNTMIVLTSNLGAEYLSDPNRDVESVRGDVKGVVRATFRPEFLNRLDEIILFHRLKREQMAAIVDIQMTRLRRLLADRQVSLVLDDAARGWLAEKGFDPAYGARPLKRVIQKEVQDPLAERVLAGEVPDGSTVHVGIGTDGLSFRIERGAGTDAAPRDASAAGDHGRSAAA
- a CDS encoding peptidoglycan DD-metalloendopeptidase family protein produces the protein MVRKGSGALVIRRRRPPSPVHLDRIGGKASGAFAGAGEHGVSAVSVRWIASTCIAALVGIGAIGLALYGALDMQRPEEMLASLEEIGNEAMRPKPSVSEQARAQRTALKKSALLEATVRGLATKHTIHDSLRLTRNGREFITIKPYARIVARLSSDAEATGAQIPALNPFLLYADRGPTGQAEGGDGRTQARAAAVKVLELVGGILPEEDGQELALHEVTALVAQAGAEDAIDSAEEGAADSANTGQEATAGLNGGDVSPLGPTPLPPRTTVLAKNVVDAEGGETQEGVESRIYRVAEGDSLVGLLRRSGAESWQARAMVEAAQAAVGEVKIAQGDEVHMTLVPSPVRDLALEPVRMSIFGRGQLHKVSVVREQSGEYKGSTAFAAPLLLSDSDGDGSAAGRATVYRSLYQVTQSQGLSHDAIMGILRTHAYDTDFRRRVSPGDAVEVFYDLEEDGQSAEGQPGEILFTSLTIGGQTNRFYRFRSPDGSIDFYDESGNSAKRFLLLRPVRGNDVRFTSGFGYRMHPIHRRRLMHTGVDWAAPPGTPILAAGNGIVEESGWKGGYGNYVRIRHANGYQTSYSHMSRIEGWVKKGVKVRIGQVIGAVGSTGSSTGPHLHYEVLVNNSHVDPMSIRVPRGRQLRGDLLAEFQRERRRIDDLMGRPPVRTRVAQASTQ